The Xyrauchen texanus isolate HMW12.3.18 unplaced genomic scaffold, RBS_HiC_50CHRs HiC_scaffold_328, whole genome shotgun sequence genome has a window encoding:
- the LOC127642050 gene encoding zinc finger and BTB domain-containing protein 47-like encodes MSGGLHLNKFVMVTLGGLITYPNQLIVEKTADHPSAEFSLVEDVALHCTFLMDRLNKQRLFQPDLCDVDIVLLHHQTSFQAHKGVLAAYSPFFHSLFVCSKELQRVELSLEALTPQGFKQILNFIYTSKLLVTSCNAQDVFKAATVLQMSNIATSCSELITRNSLGISPSVDQAKQETSSHSWSNSDSNSVISNILMEIKQEKDPTCAKIYVGKTEGSPFAGLVGDGCPVSVQLSACKGEGKTEGSKESEDLASFNRKQIIVELNLNNQTLNVSKGLECSFPNTAAQSPSGEQVPGKARMNDRIVGECRDNVAMEKEEEEGEHSEEDDVGFGDTSEEEGHTLPVFMSERPLPQTRDSVNAIAMVSKRTIVKARQEKGHGGSSEEQNDRLEIQSFHCVRCPNIFNNHGYLEKHMNMTHNHMQICYKCGKRFLLESELLLHQQTDCEKSIQKKENHTQLEWQMSEMRSFSF; translated from the exons ATGTCAGGTGGGCTGcacctgaacaagtttgtaatGGTTACTCTTGGGGGGCTGATCACTTATCCAAACCAG CTCATAGTGGAAAAGACTGCTGATCATCCGTCTGCAGAGTTCTCCCTGGTTGAGGATGTGGCCCTTCACTGTACGTTTTTGATGGACAGGCTAAACAAGCAACGTCTGTTCCAACCAGACCTATGTGATGTGGACATCGTCCTCCTACACCACCAGACCTCTTTTCAGGCCCATAAGGGTGTACTAGCAGCCTACAGCCCCTTCTTCCACTCACTCTTTGTCTGTAGTAAGGAGCTGCAGCGAGTGGagctctctctcgaggctcttaCGCCACAAGGCTTTAAGCAAATCCTGAACTTCATCTACACTTCCAAACTCCTGGTAACCAGCTGCAATGCCCAGGATGTGTTCAAGGCTGCCACTGTGCTACAGATGAGCAACATTGCCACTTCCTGTAGCGAGCTCATTACCAGAAACTCGTTGGGAATCAGTCCTAGTGTAGACCAAGCCAAACAGGAAACCAGTTCTCATAGCTGGAGCAATAGCGACAGTAACTCGGTGATCTCTAACATTCTCATGGAGATCAAGCAAGAGAAGGACCCTACCTGTGCCAAGATCTATGTAGGGAAAACTGAAGGAAGCCCATTTGCTGGGCTGGTTGGTGATGGGTGTCCAGTAAGTGTACAATTAAGTGCTTGTAAAGGAGAAGGCAAAACCGAAGGGTCAAAGGAATCTGAGGATCTTGCTTCATTTAATAGAAAGCAAATTATTGTCGAGCTGAATTTGAACAATCAAACCCTTAATGTTTCCAAAGGTTTAGAGTGCAGTTTTCCCAACACAGCTGCTCAATCTCCCTCAGGGGAGCAGGTTCCTGGAAAAGCAAGGATGAATGATCGAATTGTTGGGGAATGTAGAGATAATGTAGCAATGgagaaggaagaagaggagggTGAGCACAGTGAAGAAGATGATGTGGGATTTGGAGACACCAGTGAGGAGGAAGGCCATACATTACCTGTGTTCATGTCTGAAAGACCCCTACCACAAACTCGTGACTCCGTTAATGCAATAGCGATGGTCTCCAAGAGAACCATTGTGAAAGCGAGGCAAGAGAAAGGTCATGGTGGGAGCAGTGAGGAGCAGAACGATAGGTTGGAGATTCAGAGCTTTCATTGTGTGAGGTGCCCCAATATCTTCAACAACCATGGGTACTTGGAGAAACACATGAACATGACACATAACCACATGCAGATCTGTTACAAGTGTGGTAAACGCTTCCTCCTGGAAAGTGAACTACTGCTACATCAGCAGACAGACTGTGAGAAGAGCATACAG aagaaagaaaatcatacacagcTGGAATGGCAGATGAGTGAGATGAGATCGTtttcattttg
- the LOC127642051 gene encoding vasoactive intestinal polypeptide receptor-like produces SSDYWRNEAVIVTSGLTLYISLFVFDIFSALLPCAGNISKSCTANGWTEINPVVVAFNCGYNPNITENGNVGEFLGSVRIGYTIGHTLSLISLIIAIFILCFFRKLHCTRNYIHIHLFMSFILKAFAVIMKDVVLYEVEEPDDCYYGSVGCKAAVVFFQYGVMASFFWLLVEGLYLHALLTVSFFSERKYFWWYILIGWGVPGVFITIWSITKAYFYNIGCWDFIDDDLWWIIKTPILITILINFILFICIIRILRQKISCRDIGRNDSHQYSRLAKSTLLLIPLFGINYIIFAFMPHYIESNVRLVFDLILGSFQGFCVAILYCFLNGEVQSEIKRKWRRWHMQRFLGADTKYQQPSMASNGVNFSSQITTMTKCSPTTRRASACQDDLSSV; encoded by the exons TAGCAGTGATTACTGGAGGAACGAAGCTGTGATTGTAACCTCTGGTTTGACACTCTAcatttctctctttgtttttgACATATTCTCTGCCCTTTTGCCCTGTGCAGGAAATATTTCGAAGAGCTGTACTGCCAATGGCTGGACAGAAATAAACCCAGTTGTCGTTGCGTTTAATTGTGGCTATAACCCCAATATCACAGAGAATGGAAATGTG GGTGAATTCCTGGGCTCTGTGAGAATTGGATACACCATTGGTCACACTTTGTCTCTTATATCCCTCATCATTGCCATATTCATACTGTGCTTTTTCAG AAAACTCCACTGCACAAGGAACTACATCCACATTCACCTGTTCATGTCCTTTATATTGAAAGCTTTTGCTGTGATTATGAAGGATGTGGTCCTGTATGAGGTGGAGGAACCTGACGACTGCTACTATGGATCT GTGGGCTGCAAAGCTGCAGTGGTGTTCTTCCAGTATGGTGTCATGGCCAGTTTCTTCTGGTTACTGGTGGAGGGTCTTTATCTCCATGCTCTCCTGACTGTATCCTTCTTCTCTGAGAGGAAGTACTTTTGGTGGTATATTCTCATTGGCTGGG GAGTTCCAGGTGTCTTCATAACAATCTGGAGCATCACAAAAGCTTATTTTTATAATATCGG ATGCTGGGATTTTATTGATGATGATCTGTGGTGGATTATAAAAACCCCTATTTTGATAACAATACTG ATTAACTTTATTCTCTTCATTTGTATCATCCGGATACTTCGGCAGAAAATCAGTTGTCGAGATATTGGGAGAAATGATTCACACCAATACTC GAGACTGGCAAAATCAACTCTACTTCTGATTCCTCTTTTTGGAATAAACTACATAATCTTTGCCTTTATGCCTCATTACATAGAGTCTAATGTGCGTCTGGTGTTTGACTTGATCCTGGGGTCCTTTCAG GGATTTTGTGTTGCTATCCTGTACTGTTTTCTGAATGGAGAG GTTCAGTCTGAGATAAAACGAAAGTGGAGGCGGTGGCACATGCAGAGATTTCTTGGAGCTGACACAAAGTACCAGCAGCCCTCGATGGCAAGCAATGGTGTAAACTTCAGCTCCCAAATCACCacgatgactaaatgcagccccACCACACGCAGGGCCTCCGCCTGCCAAGATGACTTATCTTCAGTCTGA